Proteins from a genomic interval of Polaribacter sejongensis:
- a CDS encoding alpha/beta hydrolase family protein, producing the protein MKILKNLIVQGKHSKAIVADVFYKENHQPKKVVIFCHGYKGFKDWGAWNLMAEAFAEAGFFFIKFNFSHNGGTAENPIDFPDLEAFGNNNYTKELDDLESVMDWISSEEKYKNEVEINDISIIGHSRGGGIVLLKANEDARVKKVISLAAVCDFGSRSSTIGDLENWKKTGVKYVLNGRTKQNMPHFYQFYLDFKENEERLNIQKAVENLKIPQLIIHGDKDTSVSIDEGKNIHSWNAESQFEVIKNADHVFNVSHPWKKENMSKELEEVTENCIDFLKK; encoded by the coding sequence ATGAAAATTTTAAAAAACTTAATCGTTCAAGGAAAACACAGTAAAGCTATTGTTGCAGATGTTTTTTACAAAGAGAATCATCAACCAAAAAAAGTAGTTATTTTCTGTCATGGGTACAAAGGTTTTAAAGATTGGGGAGCTTGGAATTTAATGGCGGAAGCGTTTGCAGAAGCAGGTTTTTTCTTTATAAAATTCAACTTTTCTCATAACGGAGGTACCGCTGAAAACCCTATAGATTTTCCGGATTTAGAAGCTTTTGGAAATAATAATTATACCAAAGAACTAGACGATTTAGAAAGTGTTATGGATTGGATTTCATCCGAAGAAAAATATAAAAATGAAGTTGAAATAAATGATATTTCAATAATCGGACATAGTAGAGGTGGCGGAATTGTATTGCTAAAAGCAAATGAAGATGCAAGAGTAAAAAAAGTAATTTCCTTAGCTGCAGTGTGCGATTTTGGCTCTAGAAGCTCAACCATTGGCGATTTAGAGAACTGGAAAAAAACAGGTGTTAAATACGTTTTAAATGGACGAACAAAACAGAATATGCCGCATTTCTATCAGTTTTATTTAGATTTTAAAGAAAACGAAGAGCGTTTAAATATTCAGAAAGCGGTAGAAAATTTAAAAATTCCACAGTTAATAATTCACGGAGATAAAGATACCTCTGTTTCTATAGATGAAGGTAAAAATATACATTCTTGGAATGCTGAAAGTCAATTTGAAGTTATTAAAAATGCAGATCATGTTTTTAATGTTTCTCATCCTTGGAAAAAAGAAAACATGTCTAAAGAATTAGAAGAGGTAACTGAAAATTGTATCGATTTTTTGAAAAAATAA
- a CDS encoding HupE/UreJ family protein: MDDFLLYFKMGLNHVLDLSAYDHILFLIVLAVVFSFKQWKKVLWLVTLFTIGHSVTLALSAYGILKIRIDIIEYLIPVTIFITGAINVFTAKNTTSGNQNINLIFALFFGLIHGLGFSNYFKMMVGKEENKLFPLLEFALGIEAAQIIIVLGILIVGTLLQNFFRVSRRDWILVCSSIVIGFSIQMMLDRVFW; encoded by the coding sequence ATGGACGATTTTTTACTGTATTTTAAAATGGGTTTAAACCATGTGTTAGATTTATCTGCTTACGATCATATTTTATTTTTGATTGTGTTAGCTGTTGTATTTAGCTTTAAACAATGGAAAAAAGTTTTATGGTTAGTAACCTTATTTACAATTGGTCATTCTGTTACTTTGGCATTATCTGCTTACGGAATTCTAAAAATTAGAATAGATATTATTGAATATTTAATTCCGGTAACCATTTTTATAACTGGAGCAATTAATGTTTTTACAGCAAAAAATACTACTTCTGGTAACCAAAACATCAACTTAATATTTGCCTTGTTTTTTGGTTTAATTCACGGTTTAGGGTTTTCTAACTATTTTAAAATGATGGTTGGTAAAGAAGAAAATAAATTGTTTCCGCTATTAGAATTTGCATTAGGTATAGAAGCTGCTCAAATTATTATTGTCTTAGGTATTTTAATTGTTGGTACATTACTTCAAAACTTTTTTAGAGTTAGCAGAAGAGATTGGATTTTAGTTTGCTCGTCTATTGTAATTGGTTTTTCTATACAAATGATGCTAGATAGAGTATTTTGGTAA
- a CDS encoding DUF4202 domain-containing protein: MKPTRFETAIALIDKKNAEDPNNYQVSGLEYPKELLYSQRMTRKLLQFDPNASKALQISARAQHICRWKIGRKEYPMDRVGYLKWREELKKMHANTTGEILEQVGFDEQFVDRVQKIILKKLIKKNEEAQTLEDVICLVFLDYYFDEFAAKHTDEKIIDILKKTWIKMSDNGHAAALKIPFSEKSLDLVKQAIS, from the coding sequence ATGAAGCCAACAAGATTTGAAACTGCCATTGCATTAATAGATAAAAAAAACGCTGAAGATCCAAACAACTACCAAGTTTCTGGATTAGAGTATCCTAAAGAGTTGTTATACTCACAAAGGATGACAAGAAAGTTACTTCAGTTTGATCCAAATGCATCTAAAGCACTTCAAATTTCGGCAAGAGCACAGCATATTTGTCGTTGGAAAATTGGTAGAAAAGAATATCCGATGGATAGAGTTGGGTATTTAAAATGGCGTGAAGAATTAAAAAAGATGCACGCAAATACTACTGGAGAAATCTTAGAACAAGTTGGTTTTGATGAACAGTTTGTAGACAGAGTTCAGAAGATTATCTTAAAAAAACTCATCAAGAAAAACGAAGAAGCTCAAACTTTAGAAGATGTTATTTGTTTGGTTTTTCTAGATTATTATTTTGATGAATTTGCAGCAAAACATACCGATGAAAAAATTATCGATATTTTAAAGAAAACGTGGATAAAAATGTCTGATAATGGACATGCAGCAGCGTTAAAAATTCCATTTTCAGAAAAAAGTCTAGACTTGGTAAAACAAGCTATTTCATAA
- a CDS encoding glutamate dehydrogenase, translated as MTALKISLEKGKLAANKYAFGVSLIIIPQVIIAVVLTKYIAQNPTILDTLEKAGIVVFIALSYYFYNESKKGKIKIDEVNIKEINPLLTGISLSVLNMFGIPFFSGTIITLDVFKLFSFDTVSVLFFTLGSVLGTFYILFLYGKFAKVIQQKTGKLTKDINLILSIITGLVAVFTFIKLFI; from the coding sequence ATGACTGCGTTAAAAATTAGCTTAGAAAAAGGGAAATTAGCAGCTAATAAATATGCATTCGGAGTTTCTTTAATTATCATTCCTCAGGTGATAATAGCGGTTGTTTTAACCAAATACATTGCGCAAAACCCTACCATTTTAGATACTTTAGAAAAAGCAGGAATCGTTGTTTTTATAGCTTTATCTTATTATTTTTATAATGAATCAAAAAAAGGGAAAATAAAAATTGATGAGGTAAATATCAAAGAAATAAATCCCCTACTAACTGGTATTTCACTATCTGTTTTAAACATGTTTGGCATTCCTTTTTTTAGTGGAACCATTATTACGTTGGATGTTTTTAAGTTGTTTAGTTTTGATACTGTTTCTGTACTATTTTTTACGTTAGGATCTGTTTTAGGAACATTTTATATCCTATTTTTATACGGGAAATTTGCAAAAGTAATTCAACAGAAAACAGGGAAACTCACAAAAGATATCAATCTAATTTTATCCATAATAACAGGTTTAGTAGCTGTTTTTACATTTATAAAACTATTTATTTAA
- a CDS encoding deoxycytidylate deaminase produces MTEKKQLKYDRAYLKMAREWGKLSHCKRKQVGALIVKGRMIISDGFNGTPTGFDNSCEDCNGVTKWEVLHAEANAILKVASSTQSAEGATLYITLSPCTQCSKLIHQAGIKRVVYAESYKDTSGINFLEKAGVEIMHLPYEE; encoded by the coding sequence ATGACTGAAAAGAAACAATTAAAATACGATAGGGCTTATTTAAAAATGGCTCGCGAATGGGGGAAACTCTCTCATTGCAAACGTAAACAAGTAGGCGCGTTAATTGTAAAAGGCAGAATGATCATTTCTGATGGCTTTAACGGAACACCTACTGGTTTTGATAATTCTTGCGAAGATTGTAATGGAGTTACAAAGTGGGAAGTTTTACACGCAGAAGCAAATGCCATCTTAAAAGTGGCGTCTTCTACACAATCTGCAGAGGGTGCAACCTTATATATTACCTTATCTCCATGTACTCAGTGCAGCAAATTAATTCACCAAGCAGGAATAAAACGTGTTGTGTATGCAGAATCATACAAAGATACTTCTGGTATCAATTTTCTAGAAAAAGCAGGCGTAGAAATTATGCATTTACCTTATGAAGAATAG
- a CDS encoding S41 family peptidase translates to MKNRNNLPIYLSLAVIFGLLIGLSLNGSGSNMLSLNKNSSQELKIRKLINFIEKDYVDTVNTESLLDGAITQMLGKLDPHSVYIPKEKLQAVTENMQGNFVGIGVQFRMIEDSITVIQPIKGGPSIKAGIKAGDRILMANKDTLYGKKMYTDKVPGYLKGKPNTKVALKIYRKSNDSTFTVSVTRGNVNIKSVDLAYMVNDSVGYIKLDRFARNTYSEFKSALNTLIDDGMTDLILDIRGNGGGFIDIANSIIDEFLEDDKLIVFTKNNKNEIDESFATSKGDFEKGGLYVLIDENSASASEILAGALQDNDKGTIIGRRSFGKGLVQIEMDLGDGSAVRLTTARYYTPTGRSIQKPYDHKGNKNYYTDYQKRVSNGELLSKDSIKVVDSLKYTTPKGKVVYGGGGIIPDVFVPIDTTSYMNGYYFNTINDFAFDYVDNNRKKLQKWTIDSFITDFDTDDTVFNIYLSDIKDAYKPSLTTKKSLKKYLKASIANTLFGDVGFYRIMHQDDKMIQKVLELESEK, encoded by the coding sequence ATGAAGAATAGAAACAACCTCCCTATATACTTGTCTTTAGCAGTTATTTTTGGTTTACTTATTGGACTTTCGCTTAACGGAAGTGGTAGCAATATGTTGTCTTTAAATAAAAATTCGTCTCAAGAACTAAAAATAAGAAAACTTATTAATTTTATTGAAAAAGACTACGTAGATACTGTAAATACAGAAAGTCTTTTAGACGGAGCTATTACGCAAATGTTGGGTAAACTAGATCCACATTCTGTTTATATTCCTAAAGAAAAGCTGCAAGCGGTTACAGAAAACATGCAAGGTAACTTTGTAGGAATCGGCGTTCAGTTTAGAATGATTGAAGATTCAATTACCGTTATTCAACCTATAAAAGGTGGCCCAAGTATAAAAGCCGGAATTAAGGCAGGAGACCGAATTTTAATGGCTAACAAAGATACTTTGTATGGTAAAAAAATGTACACCGATAAAGTGCCTGGTTATTTAAAAGGGAAACCAAACACCAAGGTTGCGCTTAAAATTTATAGAAAAAGTAACGATTCTACTTTTACCGTTTCCGTGACTCGAGGTAATGTTAATATTAAAAGTGTTGATTTAGCATATATGGTGAACGATTCTGTTGGTTATATTAAATTAGATCGTTTTGCAAGAAATACTTACAGTGAATTTAAATCTGCATTAAACACCTTAATTGATGATGGAATGACTGATTTAATTCTTGACATTAGAGGCAATGGTGGTGGTTTTATAGACATTGCAAATAGTATTATTGATGAATTTTTAGAAGATGATAAACTGATTGTTTTTACCAAAAACAATAAAAACGAAATTGATGAATCTTTTGCAACGTCTAAAGGTGATTTTGAAAAAGGTGGTTTGTATGTTTTAATTGATGAAAACTCTGCTTCTGCATCAGAAATTTTAGCTGGTGCTTTACAAGATAACGATAAAGGAACTATTATTGGAAGACGTTCTTTTGGTAAAGGTTTGGTACAAATAGAAATGGATTTAGGCGATGGTTCTGCTGTGCGTTTAACAACGGCTCGTTATTATACGCCAACCGGTAGATCTATTCAAAAACCCTATGACCACAAAGGAAATAAGAATTATTATACAGATTATCAAAAGAGAGTTTCTAATGGTGAACTACTAAGTAAAGACAGCATAAAAGTAGTAGATTCTTTAAAATACACCACTCCTAAAGGAAAGGTTGTTTACGGTGGTGGCGGAATTATTCCGGATGTTTTTGTACCAATAGACACTACTTCTTACATGAATGGTTATTACTTTAATACTATTAATGATTTTGCTTTTGATTATGTTGATAACAATAGAAAAAAGCTACAAAAATGGACAATAGATAGTTTTATTACTGATTTTGATACAGATGATACTGTTTTTAATATTTATTTATCTGATATTAAAGATGCCTATAAACCTTCTTTAACAACCAAAAAAAGCTTAAAAAAATACCTAAAAGCTTCTATTGCAAACACGCTTTTTGGCGATGTTGGCTTTTACCGAATTATGCACCAGGATGATAAAATGATTCAGAAGGTTTTGGAATTGGAGAGTGAGAAGTAG
- the gdhA gene encoding NADP-specific glutamate dehydrogenase — translation MLTKIESKIEDFMQLVEKRNSHEPEFLQAVKEVAETLIPFILENKKYYGKNLLLRMVEPERLISFRVTWTDDDGEIRVNRGYRVQMNSAIGPYKGGLRFHPSVNASILKFLAFEQVFKNSLTTLPMGGGKGGSDFDPKGKSDREIMSFCQNFMSELQKHIGPNTDVPAGDIGVGAREIGYLFGMYKKLRTEFTGILTGKGIEYGGSLIRPEATGYGTVYFAASMLKLKNDSFKGKNVVISGSGNVAQYAAEKSIEFGAKVLTLSDSGGYIYDEDGIDTEKLNHVMYLKNEKRGRISEYLEKYPNAKYFKGERPWSVKCDIALPCATQNELNGEEAKTLINNGCMCVTEGANMPSTPEAVHEYQKAKILFAPGKASNAGGVATSGLEMSQNSLRLNWSREKVEERLKEIMQKIHDSCVEYGKNEDGSVDYIKGANIAGFVKVADAMLAQGVV, via the coding sequence ATGCTTACAAAGATAGAGTCCAAAATAGAAGATTTCATGCAGTTGGTTGAAAAAAGAAACAGCCATGAACCTGAATTTTTACAAGCAGTAAAAGAAGTTGCAGAAACGTTAATTCCTTTTATTCTTGAAAATAAAAAATATTACGGTAAAAATCTTTTATTAAGAATGGTAGAACCTGAAAGATTAATTTCTTTTAGAGTAACATGGACAGATGATGATGGAGAAATAAGAGTTAATAGAGGGTATAGAGTTCAAATGAATTCTGCTATTGGACCTTATAAAGGTGGTTTAAGATTTCACCCTTCTGTAAATGCAAGTATTTTAAAATTTTTGGCTTTTGAACAAGTGTTTAAAAACTCTTTAACAACATTACCAATGGGTGGTGGTAAAGGTGGTTCTGATTTTGATCCGAAAGGAAAATCTGATCGTGAGATTATGAGTTTTTGTCAGAATTTTATGAGTGAATTACAAAAACATATTGGACCAAATACAGATGTGCCAGCAGGAGATATTGGAGTTGGAGCAAGAGAAATAGGGTATTTGTTTGGAATGTATAAAAAATTAAGAACAGAATTTACTGGTATTTTAACAGGAAAAGGGATTGAATATGGTGGCTCACTAATAAGACCAGAAGCTACAGGTTACGGAACTGTATATTTTGCAGCATCTATGTTAAAACTTAAAAACGACTCTTTTAAAGGTAAGAATGTAGTGATTTCTGGATCTGGAAATGTTGCACAATATGCTGCTGAAAAATCTATTGAATTTGGAGCAAAAGTATTAACGCTTTCAGATTCTGGAGGATATATTTATGATGAAGATGGTATTGATACAGAAAAGTTAAACCATGTGATGTATCTTAAAAATGAAAAGCGTGGTAGAATTAGCGAATATTTAGAAAAATATCCAAATGCAAAGTATTTTAAAGGAGAAAGACCTTGGTCTGTTAAATGTGATATTGCATTGCCATGTGCAACTCAAAATGAGTTAAATGGTGAGGAAGCAAAAACATTAATTAACAACGGTTGTATGTGTGTTACTGAGGGGGCAAATATGCCTTCTACACCAGAGGCTGTTCATGAATATCAAAAAGCAAAAATCTTATTTGCTCCAGGAAAAGCATCTAATGCTGGTGGTGTTGCAACTTCTGGTTTAGAAATGAGTCAAAATTCATTAAGATTAAACTGGTCTAGAGAAAAAGTAGAGGAAAGGTTAAAAGAAATCATGCAAAAAATACATGATTCTTGTGTAGAATATGGTAAAAATGAAGATGGATCTGTAGATTATATAAAAGGAGCAAATATTGCTGGTTTTGTAAAAGTTGCAGATGCAATGTTAGCACAAGGTGTAGTTTAA
- the nirD gene encoding nitrite reductase small subunit NirD, whose amino-acid sequence MDTLLLKYKTVKEADVKVWFKAASVSAFPKDGGACVKYKDLQIAVFNFSRLDKWYACQNLSPEKQENVLSRGMLGDHKGIPKIACPLHKKTFSLETGENLNADLAPIAVYPIKIEAENVYIGFSE is encoded by the coding sequence ATGGATACATTACTTTTAAAATACAAAACAGTAAAAGAAGCAGATGTAAAAGTTTGGTTTAAAGCAGCATCGGTTAGTGCATTTCCAAAAGATGGTGGAGCCTGTGTAAAGTATAAAGATTTACAAATTGCAGTTTTCAATTTTTCGAGATTAGATAAATGGTATGCTTGCCAAAATTTATCACCAGAAAAACAAGAGAATGTATTGTCTAGAGGTATGTTGGGTGATCATAAAGGGATTCCTAAAATTGCATGTCCATTGCATAAAAAAACATTTTCGTTAGAAACTGGCGAAAATTTAAATGCAGATTTAGCACCTATTGCTGTTTATCCAATTAAGATTGAAGCAGAAAATGTGTATATTGGCTTTTCAGAATAA
- a CDS encoding DUF5074 domain-containing protein, with protein sequence MKSCLTRLALIGLLFAVSCTKKDVVPEAPITYNNAFILSLESDKTALTFLDENQIATPNVTVSENAESTSFSNYNNQLYIVSQNGPSYISKVNLETLSVEESITSSNVSSPSYLQMYSNTDGLVINTSGSGRSRNYNLCHVNTTTGIGDAISEVSNEILFNNAALIVDAENVLIADGKELVVMNMTTKEFTSVITFDDSISGLLKDKNETIWVAKEKRATAATFTKLNADYSINETVTVTDDVINLYTNSILTMNSESVNAFWSESASGKIYTFNTETKVIEEFAAPINDGIAFNTVVKQHPNTKQVYVIGLKDFIDPDNSGLVIYNADKTVAKTVDNVGASPIDIYFSAKEFEI encoded by the coding sequence ATGAAAAGTTGTCTAACTAGATTAGCCTTAATTGGCTTATTATTTGCAGTATCTTGTACTAAAAAAGATGTAGTTCCTGAAGCTCCAATAACCTACAATAATGCCTTTATCTTATCTCTAGAAAGTGATAAAACAGCACTTACATTTCTAGACGAAAATCAAATTGCAACACCAAACGTTACGGTATCTGAAAATGCAGAAAGCACCTCTTTTTCTAACTATAATAATCAACTATATATTGTAAGTCAAAATGGACCATCATATATTTCTAAAGTTAACCTAGAAACATTAAGTGTAGAAGAATCTATAACTTCTTCTAACGTATCTTCTCCATCTTATTTACAAATGTATTCTAACACGGATGGTTTGGTAATTAATACCTCTGGAAGTGGAAGAAGTAGAAATTACAATCTTTGCCATGTAAATACTACTACTGGTATTGGTGATGCTATAAGTGAGGTTTCTAATGAAATTCTTTTTAACAATGCTGCACTAATTGTAGATGCAGAAAATGTGTTAATTGCAGATGGAAAGGAATTAGTTGTAATGAATATGACTACTAAAGAGTTTACTTCTGTAATAACTTTTGATGATAGTATTTCTGGACTTTTAAAAGATAAAAACGAAACTATTTGGGTAGCAAAAGAAAAAAGAGCCACAGCTGCCACCTTTACAAAACTAAATGCAGACTATTCTATTAACGAAACAGTAACTGTTACAGATGATGTTATTAATTTATATACAAACAGTATTTTAACAATGAACTCAGAAAGTGTGAATGCTTTTTGGTCTGAATCTGCATCTGGAAAAATTTACACTTTTAATACAGAAACCAAAGTAATTGAAGAGTTTGCAGCACCAATTAACGACGGAATTGCATTTAACACAGTTGTAAAACAACACCCAAATACGAAACAAGTTTACGTTATCGGTTTAAAGGATTTTATAGATCCAGATAATAGTGGTTTAGTAATTTATAACGCCGATAAAACGGTAGCAAAAACGGTAGATAACGTAGGAGCTTCTCCAATAGATATTTACTTTTCTGCTAAAGAGTTTGAAATCTAA
- a CDS encoding LysE family translocator codes for MSFLIFIFLGFGVAILGSITPSFLNLTVVKFSLRNGKKAAFYLIGGYATVLFFQANIGAYLSSILMENSEYITLLQKIGTGILLLLSINFFRLYFTSKEKKVKEEIPKSKAYLHGIGMSLLNTIAIPFYFTTISILIGVEYFEYSYLNGFYFSIGSTIGSFTLYSLYAIIAKNIEHKLTFIASKMDFILGSLTGVVAVGNFVFLLYK; via the coding sequence ATGAGCTTTTTAATTTTTATTTTCTTAGGTTTCGGTGTTGCTATTTTAGGTAGTATAACACCTAGTTTTTTAAACTTAACAGTCGTTAAATTCAGTCTAAGGAATGGAAAAAAAGCAGCTTTTTATCTTATTGGAGGGTATGCTACCGTTTTATTTTTTCAAGCCAATATAGGTGCTTATTTATCGAGTATTTTAATGGAAAACTCAGAATACATAACCTTATTACAAAAAATAGGTACAGGTATTCTCTTGCTGCTATCTATTAACTTTTTTAGATTGTATTTTACATCAAAAGAAAAGAAGGTAAAAGAAGAAATACCTAAATCTAAAGCCTATTTACATGGTATTGGAATGTCTCTTTTAAATACCATTGCAATTCCGTTTTATTTTACAACTATTTCTATTTTAATAGGGGTAGAATACTTTGAATATTCTTATTTAAATGGATTTTATTTTTCAATTGGTTCTACAATTGGTTCTTTTACACTATATTCATTGTATGCTATTATTGCTAAAAATATTGAACACAAACTAACTTTTATTGCTTCTAAAATGGATTTTATTTTAGGTAGTTTAACAGGTGTAGTTGCGGTAGGAAACTTTGTTTTTCTACTTTACAAATAA
- the nirB gene encoding nitrite reductase large subunit NirB: MKTVIVVGNGMVGYKFCEKFAATPESKDFKVIVFGEEPRPAYDRVHLSEFFENQDAKALEMAPAEWYKENNIDLIVDERVSEINRKSKVITTANDREFSYDYLVLATGSSAFVPPIKGVEKEGVFVYRTIEDLEGMLAYAAKLKDKNPNARAAVLGGGLLGLEAGKAVMDMGLEPHIVEFASKLMPRQLDSRSSNVLQLKLESIGLNIHLNKATNQILGDTCITGMEFGEDDVLDVEMLVVSAGIRPRDELGKVSGLEMGVRGGIVVDNKMQTSDPSIFAIGEVALYNQMIFGLVAPGYDMAGVAVNQIIGNVEELMPAEIDMSTKLKLIGVDVASFGEPFMPASKGHSVIFENKTQHLYKRINVSLDGKSLLGGILVGDASDYNMLHQVYLNGMPIPEDAAQLILPATEGGAFGSALDLPDEAQICSCENVTKGQICGAIKDGSCEDLAGVISSTKASTSCGGCKPMVTDLVNETLKSLGKTVKNVICEHFEYSRQELYGIIKAKKLTSFNEVLDACGTGHGCETCKPLVSSIFASLYNDTPNKEDVTQDTNDKFLANIQRNGTYSVVPRIAGGEVTPEDLIVLGQIGSKYNLYTKITGGARIDFFGAELNDLPAIWKELIAAGFESGHAYGKSLRTVKSCVGSTWCRYGLDESITFAIELENRYKGLRSPHKIKGGVSGCIRECAEARGKDFGIIAVEGGWNLYVGGNGGATPRHAQLLAEKIDNETVIKYLDRYLIYYIQTAAPLMRTAAWLDKLEGGIEQLKKVVVEDSLNIVEDLEKEMQFLVDAYECEWKQAIENEEIKKRFQHFVNSDDRDDNLVFVPLRDQKMPELWKN, encoded by the coding sequence ATGAAAACAGTTATAGTTGTCGGAAACGGAATGGTTGGTTATAAATTTTGTGAAAAATTTGCAGCAACTCCAGAAAGTAAAGATTTTAAAGTTATTGTTTTTGGTGAAGAACCAAGACCTGCTTATGATAGAGTTCATTTAAGTGAGTTTTTCGAAAATCAAGATGCAAAAGCCTTAGAAATGGCACCTGCAGAATGGTATAAAGAAAACAATATCGATTTAATTGTTGATGAAAGAGTTTCGGAAATCAATAGAAAATCTAAAGTAATTACTACGGCAAACGATAGAGAGTTTTCTTACGATTACTTAGTATTAGCTACGGGGTCTTCTGCTTTTGTTCCGCCAATTAAAGGCGTAGAAAAAGAAGGGGTTTTTGTATACAGAACCATAGAAGATTTAGAAGGAATGTTGGCATATGCAGCAAAACTGAAAGATAAAAACCCAAATGCAAGAGCTGCCGTTTTAGGAGGAGGATTGTTAGGTTTAGAAGCTGGTAAAGCCGTTATGGATATGGGATTAGAACCTCATATTGTAGAGTTTGCCTCTAAGTTAATGCCAAGACAATTAGATTCTAGAAGTAGTAACGTATTGCAATTAAAATTAGAGTCTATAGGATTAAATATTCATTTAAACAAAGCAACCAATCAAATTTTAGGTGATACATGTATTACCGGAATGGAGTTTGGCGAAGACGATGTTTTAGATGTTGAAATGTTAGTAGTTTCTGCCGGAATTAGACCGAGAGATGAGCTAGGTAAAGTGTCTGGTTTAGAAATGGGTGTTCGTGGCGGAATTGTAGTAGACAATAAAATGCAAACTTCCGATCCAAGTATTTTTGCAATTGGAGAAGTTGCTTTGTACAACCAAATGATTTTTGGTTTGGTGGCTCCTGGTTATGATATGGCGGGCGTTGCAGTAAATCAAATTATTGGAAATGTAGAAGAATTAATGCCTGCTGAAATTGACATGTCTACCAAATTAAAATTAATTGGAGTAGATGTAGCAAGTTTTGGAGAACCTTTTATGCCAGCATCAAAAGGACATTCAGTTATTTTCGAAAATAAAACTCAGCATTTATATAAAAGAATTAACGTTAGTTTAGATGGTAAATCTTTATTAGGAGGAATCTTAGTTGGTGATGCATCGGACTATAATATGTTGCACCAAGTATATTTAAACGGAATGCCAATTCCAGAAGATGCAGCACAATTAATATTGCCAGCAACAGAAGGCGGTGCTTTTGGTAGTGCTTTAGATTTACCAGACGAAGCGCAAATTTGTTCTTGTGAGAATGTAACAAAAGGTCAGATTTGTGGAGCCATAAAAGATGGTTCTTGTGAAGATTTAGCCGGAGTTATTTCATCAACAAAAGCAAGTACAAGTTGTGGTGGTTGTAAACCAATGGTTACAGATTTGGTAAACGAAACCTTGAAATCTCTTGGTAAAACGGTTAAAAATGTAATTTGTGAACATTTTGAATATAGCCGTCAAGAATTATACGGAATTATAAAAGCTAAAAAACTGACTTCTTTTAATGAAGTTTTAGATGCTTGTGGAACCGGACATGGTTGCGAAACTTGTAAGCCTTTGGTTTCTTCAATTTTTGCAAGTTTATATAATGACACGCCAAATAAAGAAGATGTTACTCAAGATACAAACGATAAATTTTTAGCAAACATTCAGCGTAACGGAACCTATTCTGTAGTGCCAAGAATTGCTGGTGGAGAAGTTACTCCAGAAGATTTAATTGTTCTAGGCCAAATTGGATCGAAATACAATTTATACACAAAAATTACCGGTGGAGCTCGTATCGATTTCTTTGGTGCAGAGTTAAACGATTTACCAGCTATTTGGAAAGAGTTAATTGCTGCTGGTTTTGAAAGTGGACATGCTTATGGAAAATCTTTAAGAACTGTTAAAAGTTGTGTCGGTTCTACATGGTGTCGTTATGGTTTAGATGAAAGTATCACGTTTGCTATTGAGTTAGAAAACAGGTATAAAGGATTGCGTTCTCCGCATAAGATTAAAGGTGGAGTTTCTGGTTGTATCCGTGAATGTGCAGAAGCGAGAGGTAAAGATTTTGGAATTATTGCTGTAGAAGGTGGTTGGAATTTGTATGTTGGTGGAAACGGTGGAGCAACACCAAGACATGCTCAGTTATTAGCAGAAAAAATAGACAACGAAACGGTTATAAAATATTTAGACAGATACTTAATTTATTACATACAAACGGCTGCTCCGTTAATGAGAACTGCTGCTTGGTTAGATAAATTAGAAGGCGGAATAGAACAATTGAAAAAAGTGGTTGTTGAAGATAGTTTAAATATTGTTGAAGATTTAGAAAAAGAAATGCAATTCTTAGTAGATGCTTACGAATGTGAGTGGAAACAAGCTATAGAAAACGAAGAGATTAAAAAACGTTTTCAGCATTTTGTAAATTCAGATGATAGAGATGATAACTTAGTATTTGTTCCGTTACGTGATCAGAAAATGCCAGAACTTTGGAAGAATTAA